The proteins below are encoded in one region of Sphingobium sp. CR2-8:
- a CDS encoding SRPBCC family protein codes for MTMATDDAPPTTSKLNEERASGIAAVSQSRGDDLIGRSVTINRPRDELFAYWRDFSNLPSFMDNVERIDILSNTTSHWVVKAPAGRTVEWDATITEEKTGELIAWTSAEDADVPNSGRIEFRDAGVRGTIVTATIVYDPPAGVVGKVIAKLFQREPAIQARRDLRRFKQFMETGEVATAAFTRKQRDEEKA; via the coding sequence ATGAAGAACGCGCGAGCGGGATCGCGGCAGTGTCCCAATCCAGGGGCGACGACCTGATCGGGCGCTCGGTCACGATCAACCGCCCTCGCGACGAACTCTTTGCCTATTGGCGCGATTTTTCCAATCTGCCTTCTTTTATGGACAATGTCGAACGGATCGACATCCTGTCCAATACGACCTCGCATTGGGTGGTAAAGGCTCCGGCGGGACGCACCGTAGAATGGGACGCGACCATCACGGAGGAGAAGACTGGCGAGTTGATCGCCTGGACTTCCGCAGAAGACGCCGATGTCCCCAACAGCGGGCGCATCGAATTTCGCGATGCAGGCGTGCGTGGCACCATTGTCACGGCAACCATCGTCTATGATCCGCCCGCAGGTGTGGTGGGCAAGGTGATCGCCAAGCTGTTCCAGCGCGAACCCGCGATACAGGCGCGACGCGATCTGCGCCGTTTCAAACAATTTATGGAGACGGGGGAGGTCGCAACCGCAGCCTTTACCCGAAAGCAACGCGACGAGGAGAAAGCCTGA
- a CDS encoding zinc-dependent alcohol dehydrogenase, with amino-acid sequence MRALTWHGKHDVRVDTVDDPEILNPRDAIIKITSTAICGSDLHLYDGYIPTMQAGDILGHEFMGEVVETGPKSTLQKGQRVVVPFTIACGSCYHCGKHQYSACDNGNPADNQDIGQEMYGQPMSGLFGYSHLTGGYAGGQAEYVRVPFSDVGPIVVPDGLDDDEVLFLSDILPTGWQAAENADIEPGDTVAVWGCGPVGLFAVQSAFLMGAHRVIAIDHFPHRLELAKKFGAETINFEESKTYEALMEMTGGIGPDAVIDAVGLEAHGFFVDNVIDQIKASLFLGTDRTHSIRQAIHACRKGGRVSMPAVYGGFVDKFPLGAFMEKGLTLKTGQTSVQHYMPALLNAILEGKIDTTFLISHRMGLEDAPKGYKMFHDNQNDVTKIVLKPGLAVAAQ; translated from the coding sequence ATGCGCGCGCTCACATGGCACGGTAAGCATGACGTCCGCGTCGATACCGTCGATGACCCCGAAATCCTCAACCCGCGCGATGCGATCATCAAGATCACGTCGACGGCGATCTGTGGGTCCGACCTGCATCTCTATGACGGCTATATTCCAACCATGCAGGCAGGCGACATACTTGGCCATGAATTCATGGGAGAGGTGGTCGAAACCGGTCCCAAATCCACCCTGCAGAAGGGACAGCGGGTTGTGGTTCCTTTCACCATCGCCTGCGGCAGCTGCTATCATTGCGGCAAGCATCAATATTCCGCCTGCGACAATGGCAACCCAGCCGACAATCAGGATATTGGTCAGGAAATGTATGGCCAGCCGATGTCGGGCCTGTTCGGATACAGTCATTTGACCGGCGGCTATGCTGGTGGACAGGCTGAATATGTGCGCGTGCCTTTCAGCGACGTGGGGCCGATCGTCGTGCCGGACGGGTTGGACGATGACGAGGTGCTGTTCCTGTCGGACATCCTGCCGACCGGGTGGCAGGCGGCGGAGAATGCGGACATCGAACCGGGCGACACGGTCGCGGTGTGGGGTTGCGGGCCGGTGGGGCTGTTCGCCGTCCAGTCCGCTTTCCTGATGGGCGCGCACCGCGTCATCGCGATCGACCATTTCCCGCATCGGCTGGAACTGGCGAAAAAATTCGGCGCCGAGACGATCAATTTCGAGGAGTCGAAAACTTACGAAGCATTGATGGAAATGACCGGCGGTATCGGGCCTGATGCAGTGATCGATGCGGTGGGCCTGGAAGCCCATGGGTTCTTTGTCGACAACGTCATCGATCAGATCAAGGCGTCGCTATTTTTGGGCACCGATCGCACCCATTCGATCCGGCAGGCAATCCATGCCTGTCGCAAGGGCGGGCGCGTGTCGATGCCAGCCGTCTACGGCGGCTTCGTAGATAAGTTTCCCTTGGGCGCGTTCATGGAAAAGGGTCTGACCCTCAAGACCGGTCAGACGAGCGTCCAGCATTATATGCCCGCCCTGCTCAATGCAATTCTTGAGGGGAAGATCGATACGACCTTCCTAATTTCCCATCGCATGGGGCTGGAAGATGCGCCCAAGGGCTACAAGATGTTTCATGACAATCAAAATGACGTAACCAAGATCGTGCTGAAGCCCGGTCTCGCCGTCGCCGCGCAATAG
- a CDS encoding SDR family NAD(P)-dependent oxidoreductase, with the protein MANKFAIVTGASTGIGFELASIAAKNGYDLLVVADEPLIDAAAQDFKQHGVEVIAVEADLSTLQGVDTLLAAADGRQIDLLCANAGRGLGHAFLDQDVSDWRRVVDTNITGTLYLLQKVLKAMVACDDGKVLITGSIAGFIPGSFQAVYNGSKAFVDSFADAIRNEIKDSKGVTVTTLMPGPVETEFFDRADMLDTSVGSSDSKSDPADVARDGWDALMKGEAHIVSGWKNKVQAAVAHVTPASVLAEQHRKMAEPGSADEG; encoded by the coding sequence ATGGCCAATAAATTCGCGATCGTCACCGGGGCCTCCACCGGCATCGGCTTTGAACTTGCCTCCATTGCCGCGAAAAATGGGTATGACCTGCTAGTCGTGGCCGACGAACCGCTGATCGACGCCGCGGCGCAGGATTTCAAGCAGCATGGCGTAGAAGTTATTGCGGTCGAGGCCGATCTTTCGACACTGCAAGGCGTGGACACGCTCCTCGCTGCGGCCGATGGGCGGCAGATCGATTTGTTATGCGCCAACGCTGGGCGCGGCCTGGGCCACGCTTTTCTCGATCAGGATGTGAGCGACTGGCGGCGCGTGGTGGACACAAACATCACCGGCACGCTGTATTTGCTGCAAAAGGTCCTAAAGGCGATGGTGGCGTGTGACGACGGCAAGGTGCTGATCACCGGATCGATCGCAGGCTTCATTCCGGGCAGCTTCCAGGCCGTCTATAATGGTAGCAAGGCGTTCGTGGACAGCTTTGCCGACGCAATCCGTAACGAGATTAAGGACAGCAAGGGCGTCACCGTCACGACCCTGATGCCGGGGCCGGTCGAGACGGAATTTTTCGATCGCGCCGACATGCTCGACACCAGTGTAGGATCATCCGACAGCAAGAGCGATCCAGCCGACGTCGCGCGTGACGGCTGGGATGCGCTGATGAAGGGAGAGGCGCATATAGTGTCCGGGTGGAAGAACAAGGTGCAGGCGGCCGTCGCGCATGTCACCCCGGCCTCGGTGCTGGCAGAACAGCATCGTAAGATGGCGGAACCGGGATCGGCAGACGAAGGCTGA